A stretch of Oncorhynchus mykiss isolate Arlee chromosome 26, USDA_OmykA_1.1, whole genome shotgun sequence DNA encodes these proteins:
- the LOC110506548 gene encoding pygopus homolog 1 isoform X2, whose protein sequence is MSKEQDKDTFSLKRTRGGDGGLDDLGGPGVLLDSPDKKKCKSNAQAPFFAPLSEYAPSPNRSADHLVAANPFDDNYNTPSFKPLSSGNPYFGNPHYPGCSGYGPPRMDHLMPNRMPSSYRGPYQTRNQLHPFAQTQMGMGFNRPPGFNYGYHENPNYGNHPPLNNNNSIMPLPPNQSFRPGPRGNLNQVHLHNVTQSTSPDMGPSFRSAVIPIGNPPPRPGMDSSPGFIRQQQNNSFAQSNTPTPKQDMSEVVSSKSTSQNTSPRKRSHGSEELMGQKNSVDLKSKNRGALVCQGASQPNTTEKINGIIHPNNDSPQSGRHMEAAPLERSRSNGGGGVVINKTLMHPNRPSHSSTEPVFPCGICLNEVNDDQEAILCEASCQKWFHRVCTGMTETAYNLLTAEVSAVWGCDICMEEKGAQLHRTKEVTGQPAGQQPTVNSE, encoded by the exons ATGTCAAAAGAACAGGATAAAGATACCTTCTCGCTCAAAAGAACCCGAG GTGGAGATGGTGGGCTTGATGATCTAGGAGGGCCGGGTGTTCTGCTGGATAGCCCAGACAAGAAAAAGTGCAAGTCGAACGCACAG GCTCCTTTCTTCGCTCCCCTATCGGAGTATGCTCCATCACCAAACCGAAGTGCCGACCACCTAGTGGCTGCTAATCCTTTTGATGACAACTACAACACACCATCTTTCAAGCCTCTGTCCTCTGGGAACCCATATTTTGGCAACCCGCACTACCCTGGCTGCAGTGGCTATGGCCCGCCCAGGATGGACCACCTCATGCCCAATAGGATGCCCTCTTCTTACAGGGGTCCCTACCAGACACGAAACCAGCTCCACCCTTTTGCCCAGACTCAAATGGGCATGGGGTTCAATCGACCCCCCGGCTTTAACTATGGTTACCATGAAAATCCCAATTATGGTAACCATCCAccattaaacaacaacaacagtatcaTGCCACTTCCACCCAATCAATCTTTCAGACCAGGTCCCCGTGGCAACTTAAATCAGGTGCATCTGCATAATGTGACCCAAAGCACTTCTCCTGACATGGGCCCGAGCTTTAGATCAGCAGTCATCCCAATTGGGAATCCACCTCCCCGACCCGGCATGGACTCTAGTCCCGGTTTTATTCGGCAGCAGCAAAACAACAGCTTTGCCCAGTCCAATACACCCACACCTAAACAGGACATGAGTGAAGTGGTGTCAAGCAAAAGTACATCCCAGAATACATCTCCACGGAAACGAAGCCATGGCTCAGAGGAGCTCATGGGTCAGAAAAACTCTGTCGACCTGAAATCAAAGAATAGAGGCGCCCTGGTCTGTCAGGGTGCAAGTCAGCCTAACACCACAGAGAAAATCAACGGCATCATCCATCCCAATAATGATTCCCCACAGTCAGGCAGGCACATGGAGGCAGCCCCCCTGGAGCGGAGTAGAAGcaatggaggtggtggtgtggtcATCAATAAGACACTGATGCATCCCAACAggcctagccactcctccacagaGCCTGTGTTTCCATGTGGAATATGCCTGAATGAAGTGAATGATGACCAGGAAGCTATCCTGTGTGAGGCCTCATGTCAAAAATGGTTCCACAGGGTTTGTACTGGAATGACTGAGACAGCTTATAACCTGTTGACAGCAGAGGTGTCGGCAGTGTGGGGCTGTGACATCTGCATGGAGGAGAAAGGGGCACAGCTCCATAGAACAAAGGAGGTAACAGGGCAGCCAGCAGGGCAGCAGCCAACAGTTAACAGTGAGTGA
- the dnaaf4 gene encoding dynein assembly factor 4, axonemal, translating to MPLIVKDYTWTQTETIVYINVPLKGVKVGKVDIFSTDEYLKVHFPPFLFEAFLSEPIDDDKSTAKIGNGVAVFTLQKKEERLWEHLVINNNDKDKSREIRERALLKAQAKLAAESKAKATKTQEERKYALETMMKLEEEGRAKIQKMKDDECEKATVQLEAWKLKQRQIAEEEAQLKLQSQRIKVDKQSKSEKMHVPRTSDQCKVKHDQKNRVQSISKKKQVDLPAPRSTGNIQIKFTPRVFPTALRESRVPEEEEWLQKQAEARRAINVNLAELKDLTEEERNPDWLKEKGDKLFATGNYLAAINAYSLAIKLNRKIPAMYSNRAACHLKLRNLHKAIEDSSWALDLLTPPVAGNAGARTRAHVRRGTAFCELELYTEGLQDYQAALTIDPQNETLQADTHKIRQIIQGSAP from the exons ATGCCTTTGATTGTCAAAGATTACACATGGACACAGACAGAAACGATTGTTTACATAAATGTACCATTAAAAGGAGTAAAGGTTGGGAAAGTAGATATCTTTTCCACAGACGAATATCTGAAG GTACATTTCCCCCCGTTTTTATTTGAAGCCTTCCTGTCTGAGCCGATAGATGATGACAAAAGCACAGCAAAAATTGGAAATGGAGTTGCAGTTTTCACATTGCAGAAAAAGGAGGAGAGACTGTGGGAGCACCTTGTGATTAATAACA ATGACAAAGACAAATCGAGAGAGATCAGGGAAAGAGCACTCTTGAAAGCCCAGGCAAAGCTTGCTGCTGAGTCGAAAGCCAAAGCCACGAAAACACAAGAAGAAAGAAAATATGCACTGGAGACCATGATGAAG CTTGAAGAAGAGGGGAGAGCCAAGATCCAGAAAATGAAGGATGATGAATGTGAGAAAGCAACAGTACAGTTGGAGGCATGGAAACTGAAGCAGAGGCAAATAGCAGAGGAGGAGGCCCAACTAAAGCTACAAAGTCAGAGAATCAAGGTTGACAAACAAAGCAAATCAGAAAAGATGCATGTACCCAGAACATCAGACCAATGCAAGGTCAAGCATG ATCAGAAAAACCGTGTTCAATCAATCAGCAAGAAAAAACAGGTGGATTTGCCAGCTCCAAGATCCACAGGCAACATTCAAATCAAGTTCACACCACGAGTGTTTCCCACGGCTCTACGAGAATCAAGAGTaccagaggaggaagag tggcttcagAAGCAGGCCGAGGCCAGAAGGGCAATAAATGTAAACCTGGCAGAGCTGAAGGACCTGACAGAAGAAGAGCGGAACCCTGACTGGTTAAAGGAGAAAGGAGA CAAATTGTTTGCAACAGGTAACTACTTGGCTGCGATCAATGCTTACAGCCTTGCCATAAAGCTTAACAGAAAGATTCCTGCCATGTATTCAAACCGTGCTGCTTGTCACTTGAAACTAAGGAATCTTCATAAAGCTATTGAGGATTCCTCTTGG GCACTTGATCTGTTGACGCCACCTGTGGCTGGCAATGCAGGTGCCAGAACAAGAGCTCATGTAAGACGAGGCACAGCTTTTTGTGAACTGGAGCTCTATACTGAAG GTCTTCAAGATTACCAGGCTGCTTTGACAATTGATCCTCAAAATGAAACTCTACAAGCTGACACACACAAAATCAGACAAATCATCCAAGGGAGTGCACCCTGA
- the LOC110506548 gene encoding pygopus homolog 1 isoform X1 — MLTIISQRDTGYHEVEFVCSSQTLQAIAAILVTQIVVIAPGGRERSGGDGGLDDLGGPGVLLDSPDKKKCKSNAQAPFFAPLSEYAPSPNRSADHLVAANPFDDNYNTPSFKPLSSGNPYFGNPHYPGCSGYGPPRMDHLMPNRMPSSYRGPYQTRNQLHPFAQTQMGMGFNRPPGFNYGYHENPNYGNHPPLNNNNSIMPLPPNQSFRPGPRGNLNQVHLHNVTQSTSPDMGPSFRSAVIPIGNPPPRPGMDSSPGFIRQQQNNSFAQSNTPTPKQDMSEVVSSKSTSQNTSPRKRSHGSEELMGQKNSVDLKSKNRGALVCQGASQPNTTEKINGIIHPNNDSPQSGRHMEAAPLERSRSNGGGGVVINKTLMHPNRPSHSSTEPVFPCGICLNEVNDDQEAILCEASCQKWFHRVCTGMTETAYNLLTAEVSAVWGCDICMEEKGAQLHRTKEVTGQPAGQQPTVNSE, encoded by the exons ATGTTAACAATAATTTCCCAGCGTGACACAGGATATCATGAAGTTGAATTTGTCTGCTCCTCCCAAACTTTGCAAGCGATTGCAGCAATCCTCGTCACACAGATAGTTGTGATTGCTCCTGGGGGGAGAGAGCGGTCGG GTGGAGATGGTGGGCTTGATGATCTAGGAGGGCCGGGTGTTCTGCTGGATAGCCCAGACAAGAAAAAGTGCAAGTCGAACGCACAG GCTCCTTTCTTCGCTCCCCTATCGGAGTATGCTCCATCACCAAACCGAAGTGCCGACCACCTAGTGGCTGCTAATCCTTTTGATGACAACTACAACACACCATCTTTCAAGCCTCTGTCCTCTGGGAACCCATATTTTGGCAACCCGCACTACCCTGGCTGCAGTGGCTATGGCCCGCCCAGGATGGACCACCTCATGCCCAATAGGATGCCCTCTTCTTACAGGGGTCCCTACCAGACACGAAACCAGCTCCACCCTTTTGCCCAGACTCAAATGGGCATGGGGTTCAATCGACCCCCCGGCTTTAACTATGGTTACCATGAAAATCCCAATTATGGTAACCATCCAccattaaacaacaacaacagtatcaTGCCACTTCCACCCAATCAATCTTTCAGACCAGGTCCCCGTGGCAACTTAAATCAGGTGCATCTGCATAATGTGACCCAAAGCACTTCTCCTGACATGGGCCCGAGCTTTAGATCAGCAGTCATCCCAATTGGGAATCCACCTCCCCGACCCGGCATGGACTCTAGTCCCGGTTTTATTCGGCAGCAGCAAAACAACAGCTTTGCCCAGTCCAATACACCCACACCTAAACAGGACATGAGTGAAGTGGTGTCAAGCAAAAGTACATCCCAGAATACATCTCCACGGAAACGAAGCCATGGCTCAGAGGAGCTCATGGGTCAGAAAAACTCTGTCGACCTGAAATCAAAGAATAGAGGCGCCCTGGTCTGTCAGGGTGCAAGTCAGCCTAACACCACAGAGAAAATCAACGGCATCATCCATCCCAATAATGATTCCCCACAGTCAGGCAGGCACATGGAGGCAGCCCCCCTGGAGCGGAGTAGAAGcaatggaggtggtggtgtggtcATCAATAAGACACTGATGCATCCCAACAggcctagccactcctccacagaGCCTGTGTTTCCATGTGGAATATGCCTGAATGAAGTGAATGATGACCAGGAAGCTATCCTGTGTGAGGCCTCATGTCAAAAATGGTTCCACAGGGTTTGTACTGGAATGACTGAGACAGCTTATAACCTGTTGACAGCAGAGGTGTCGGCAGTGTGGGGCTGTGACATCTGCATGGAGGAGAAAGGGGCACAGCTCCATAGAACAAAGGAGGTAACAGGGCAGCCAGCAGGGCAGCAGCCAACAGTTAACAGTGAGTGA